Below is a window of Pseudomonas eucalypticola DNA.
CTGGTACGCGGCAACCTGCCCATCGCCGTCGCGCTGGTGTGGCTGACCAACCCGCTGACCATGGCGCCGGTGTTCTTCGTGACCTACCAGGTGGGGGCCTGGTTGCTGGGCACCCCACCGCGCAGCCTGCCTGATGACCTGACATGGGAATGGGTCACCGGCCAGTTGGCCACGCTGTGGCAGCCCTTCCTGCTCGGCTCGGTGGTGACGGGACTGGTCATGGGTGCGCTGGGCTATATGGCGACCCAAGGCTATTGGCGCTGGTGGGTGAGGCGCCAGTGGCGCCGCCGCACCCAGCACCGCTCGGGGCAGTAGCAGCGGACCCGGCCGCGTCAGGAACGCCGCGCCCAGGTCTGCTGCCACCCCCGGGGGAAGGGGTCGTCAGCTACGCATGCCGCGGCCACTGACCAACAGGCGGGCACACCCCAGATAGAGCACCACCGTCGCCACCAGCATGAACGCCACGGCCACGCTGATGCGAATATCCGACACACCGAGGATGCCGTAGCGGAAGGCGTTGACCATGTGCAGCACCGGATTGGCCAGCGACACGGCCTGCCAGAAGGGCGGCAGCAGGGAAATCGAATAGAACACCCCGCCCAGGTAGGTCAGCGGCGTCAGCACGAAGGTCGGGATGATGGAGATATCATCGAAATTGCGTGCGAACACCGCGTTGATGAAGCCCAGCAGCGAGAAGATGGTCGCCGTCAGGATCACCACCAGCAAGGTGATGCCCAGGTGGTGCACCTGCAAATGGGTGAAGAACAGGGACAGCAGGGTCACGATGATCCCCACCGCCAGGCCGCGCAGCACGCCGCCCACCACGTAGCCGGTCAGAATGATGTGCGGCGACACGGGCGACACCATCAATTCCTCGATGGAGCGCTGGAACTTGCTGCCGAAGAAGCTTGATACCACGTTGCCATAGGCGTTGGTGATCACTGACATCATGATCAGCCCAGGCACGATGTATTCCATGTAGGTGAAGCCACCCATGTCACCGATCTGTCGGCCGATCAGGTTACCGAAGATCACGAAATACAGGACCATGGTGATGGCCGGGGGCAGCAGCGTCTGCGGCCAGATACGCATGAAGCGCCGCACTTCGCGGTAGACGATGGTGTTCAGCGCGACCCAGTT
It encodes the following:
- a CDS encoding DUF2062 domain-containing protein; translated protein: MPRRLFQRYMPDPERLRQHPSLRFLGRLLHDPYLWHLNRHGVSRAMAVGLFVAFLPIPLQMLVSAALATLVRGNLPIAVALVWLTNPLTMAPVFFVTYQVGAWLLGTPPRSLPDDLTWEWVTGQLATLWQPFLLGSVVTGLVMGALGYMATQGYWRWWVRRQWRRRTQHRSGQ
- a CDS encoding ABC transporter permease, with the translated sequence MSFEVKANWVALNTIVYREVRRFMRIWPQTLLPPAITMVLYFVIFGNLIGRQIGDMGGFTYMEYIVPGLIMMSVITNAYGNVVSSFFGSKFQRSIEELMVSPVSPHIILTGYVVGGVLRGLAVGIIVTLLSLFFTHLQVHHLGITLLVVILTATIFSLLGFINAVFARNFDDISIIPTFVLTPLTYLGGVFYSISLLPPFWQAVSLANPVLHMVNAFRYGILGVSDIRISVAVAFMLVATVVLYLGCARLLVSGRGMRS